The Streptomyces sp. Je 1-332 genome has a window encoding:
- a CDS encoding DUF4185 domain-containing protein — MSADQGRRRGWSARRTWIVLLLALTCAAVLLTALPEDDREGGDACQARTVSSWTADDEVTGAFARYGDDTERADDWTGGDGTHSVRLPDGRLLWLFSDTFLGQVHAPPNPVGQPHTWRDATAPMVRNSAVVMSRSGTLERTLPTPLFPDPAPQQWRWPVAAKVEPRSPGSSEKVVRVLLWTRSTGTGPWIYGVPHATEVATLSLPDLRVEGIVKVSDQSAVRDLDQRVLYGTTTVDDGDWTYVFGGNDGKAVSRPASHAYVARVPKGRLAEPGAWRYWDGEDWTETGKPEAVLGDGKRKGVGSAFTVVRMKGTYVLFTMAAGAEGLTTVTSYWSCSPTGPWHGPAKGFAPPLPKDGSAEQDMAAYNPQAHPALSENGRLLLSYDVNWLDAAPASAAANVSRNVSLYRPRFVSLRIATAR; from the coding sequence GTGTCCGCCGACCAAGGTCGACGCCGAGGCTGGAGCGCGCGCAGGACCTGGATCGTCCTGCTGCTCGCCCTGACCTGCGCGGCCGTGCTGCTCACCGCCCTCCCGGAAGACGACCGGGAGGGCGGCGACGCATGTCAGGCGCGCACCGTCTCATCCTGGACCGCCGACGACGAGGTCACCGGAGCGTTCGCCCGCTACGGCGACGACACCGAGCGGGCGGACGACTGGACCGGCGGCGACGGCACGCATTCGGTGCGCCTGCCGGACGGACGTCTCCTTTGGCTGTTCTCCGACACCTTCCTCGGCCAGGTGCACGCCCCGCCCAACCCGGTGGGCCAGCCGCACACCTGGCGCGACGCGACCGCTCCCATGGTGCGCAACTCGGCGGTGGTCATGTCGCGTTCGGGCACCCTGGAGCGCACCCTGCCCACCCCGCTCTTCCCCGACCCCGCGCCGCAGCAGTGGCGCTGGCCGGTCGCCGCGAAGGTGGAGCCCCGCTCCCCCGGCTCGTCCGAGAAGGTCGTGCGCGTCCTGCTGTGGACCCGCTCCACCGGCACGGGCCCGTGGATCTACGGAGTGCCGCACGCCACCGAGGTCGCCACGCTCTCGCTGCCCGACCTGCGCGTCGAGGGCATCGTCAAGGTCTCCGACCAGAGCGCCGTGCGAGACCTGGACCAGCGGGTCCTGTACGGCACGACGACGGTGGACGACGGCGACTGGACGTACGTCTTCGGCGGCAACGACGGCAAGGCGGTATCCCGCCCCGCCTCGCACGCGTATGTGGCGCGCGTGCCCAAGGGCAGGCTGGCGGAGCCCGGCGCGTGGCGGTACTGGGACGGCGAGGACTGGACGGAGACGGGGAAACCGGAAGCCGTGCTCGGCGACGGGAAACGCAAGGGCGTGGGCAGCGCGTTCACCGTGGTGCGCATGAAGGGGACGTACGTCCTGTTCACGATGGCCGCGGGAGCCGAGGGCCTGACGACCGTGACGTCGTACTGGTCGTGCTCGCCCACCGGCCCCTGGCACGGGCCCGCGAAGGGCTTCGCGCCGCCTCTTCCGAAGGACGGTTCGGCCGAGCAGGACATGGCCGCGTACAACCCCCAGGCGCATCCCGCGCTCAGCGAGAACGGGCGGCTGCTGCTCAGTTACGACGTCAACTGGCTGGACGCGGCGCCCGCGAGCGCGGCGGCCAACGTCAGCCGGAACGTGTCCCTGTACCGACCGCGGTTCGTGTCGCTTCGGATCGCGACGGCTCGGTGA